A stretch of DNA from Natrinema salaciae:
TTAAACACGCACGGAACGAATTCGGACGTATCGATGCCCAGTCACGGCTCGCCGGAAGACGGGGACGGGACGCGAATCGGCGTCGACGTCGGCGGCACCTTCACCGACGTGGCGCTCACCGTCGACGACCGGCTGATCACCGCGAAGGTCCCGACGACCGATCCGCAACACGTCGGGGTCCTCGAGGGAATCGACAAGGCCTGCGACCGCGCCGACATCGACCCCGCGGCGATCGACGGCTTCGCCCACGCGATGACCGTCTCGGTCAACGCCCTGCTCGAGCGCGGCGGCGCGGAAACCGCGCTCGTCACCACCGACGGGTTCCGGGACGTCCTCGAGATCGGCCGGCAGGACCGGCCGGCCCTCTACGACCTCGAGGCCGAGAAACCGGCGTCGCTGGTACCGCGCGACCTGCGGTTCGAGGTCGACGAGCGGACGACCGCCGACGGCGTCGAACGGCCGGTCGACACGGCCGAGGTCCGCGAACTCGCGGCGACGCTGCGCGAGCGCGACGTCGAGGCGGTTGCAGTCTCCCTGCTGCACGCCTACGCGGACCCCGCGAACGAGCGGGTCGTCGCCGAGACGCTGCGCGAGGAACTCGAACTGCCGGTTTCCGCGTCCCACGAGGTGCTCGCGGAGTTCCGGGAGTTCGAACGCACGTCGACGACGGCGGTCGACGCCTACGTCCGGCCGGCGATCGACCGCTACGTCGGCCGGCTGGTCGACGAGGCCGAGAGTGCGGGGATGCCGGCACCGCGAATCATGCAGGCCAACGGCGGCATCGCGGACCCCGAGACCGTTCGCGAACGCGCCGTGACGACGACGCTGTCGGGGCCCGCCGCCGGCGTCGTCGGCGCGGCGGCGACCGTCGACGATGCCGACACCGACGGGCTCGTGACGTTCGACATGGGCGGGACCTCGAGCGACGTGAGCCTCGTCCGGGACGGGCAGGCGGAGCGGACGACCGATGCGGAGATCGACGGCCTCCCGATCCGGACGCCGATGGTCGACGTAAACACGGTCGGCGCAGGCGGCGGCTCGATCGCCTGGGTCGACGCCGGCGGTGCGCTCCGAGTCGGCCCGGAGTCGTCGGGTGCCCGACCCGGCCCCGCCTGCTACGGTCGCGGCGGCACGGCACCGACCGTCACCGACGCCAACGTCATGCTGGGCTACATCGGCCCCGAGACCGCACTCGGCGGCGAGATGACGCTCGACGTCGAGGCCGCTCGCGACGCGCTCGAGCGGCTGGCGGACGACGCGGGCGTCGACGGCGCGCTCGAGGCGGCCCGCGGGGTCTACCGCGTGGCGAACGCGACGATGACGCGGACGATCCGTTCCGTCACCGTCGAGCGGGGGCACGATCCCCGCGAGTTCGCGCTCGTAGCCTTCGGCGGCGCGGGACCGATGCACGCCGCGGCGCTGGCCGACTCGCTGTCGGTCGATCGCGTCGTCGTCCCGCGACCGGGCGGCGTCCTCTCCGCGTTCGGCCTGCTGGCAGCCGACGAGAGCTACGACGCCGTCCGCACCGTCGGGGTCGACCTCGAGAACGCCGATACCGAGACCATCGAGGCGGTCTACGACGACCTCGTCGCCGACGTGCTCGCGGACGCCTCCGATCGGGACGCGGCGAGCGTCGAGCGCGCGGCCGACTGTCGGTACGCGGGCCAGAGCTTCGAGTTGACCGTCCCCGTCGACGAGGCGTTCGACGCGGCGGCGGTCGCCGATCGCTTCCGCGACGTCCACGAGCGGACGTACGGCTACGCGATGGACGAAGCGATCGAGGTCGTCAACGTTCGGGCGACGGCGACGGTTCCGGGATCGGAGCCGACGATCCGTCACGACGGCGAGGGCGACGCTCGTATCGGTACCCGCGAGGCCCACTTCCCCGGCGCCGGCGCGCGAGAGACGGCCGTCTACGACCGGGACCGCCTCGCGGCGGGCGCGACCGTCACCGGGCCGGCGGTCCTTGAGCAGGCCGAGAGCACGACCGTCGTGCCGCCGACCTGGATGGGAACGATCCTCGCCGACGGAACGCTCGACATGACGCGAACGGACGGTGATTCACGATGACACGAGAGGCGACGACCGACGCGGACGACGGCATCGATCCGGTGACACTCGAGGTCCTTCGCAATCAACTCGAGAGCGTCGCCGAGGAGATGGGGCAGACCCTGATCCGCGGGGCCTACTCGCCGAACATCAAGGAACGGCGCGACTGCTCGACGGCGCTGTTCGACGCCGAGGGCCGGATGATCGCACAGGCCGAACACATCCCGGTCCACCTCGGCGCGATGCCCGCCGCGGTCGACGCCGTGCGCGAGTACGACCCGAAGCCGGGCGACGTGTTCGTTCTCAACGATCCGTTCACCGGCGGGACGCACCTGCCCGACGTGACGATGGTCTCGCCCATCGCGCCCGGGCACGACGATGGCGACGGGAGCGATGCCGACGGAGCCATCGTCGGCTACGCGGTGTCTCGAGCCCACCACGCGGACGTCGGCGGGATGACCCCCGGCAGTATGCCGGCCGGCGCACAGGAGATCTATCAAGAGGGGCTCCGGCTCCCTCCGATTCGGCTCGTCGATGGCGGCGAGCCCCGGACCGACGTTCGCTCGCTCGTGCTCGCCAACGTCCGCAACCCGCGCGAGCGCCGGGCGGACCTCCGGGCACAGCAGGCGGCGAACGAACGGGCCGAGGACCGACTCGCGTCGCTGTTCGACGAGCACGGCCGCGAGACCGTGCTCGAGGGATTCGACGCTGTGATCGACTACTCCCGCGAGCGGATCACGGCGGCGATCGCGGCGCTTCCCGACGGTACCTACGAGGCGACCGACGTCCTCGAGGGCGACGGCGTGACCGACGACGACATCGAGATCGCCGTGACCGTCACAGTCGACGGCGAGACGATCGACGTCGACTTCTCGGGGACCGACGGCCAACTCGCGGGGAACTGCAACGCCCCGCTCGCGGTCGCGACCAGCGCCGTCTACTTCGTCGTCCGCTGTATCACCGA
This window harbors:
- a CDS encoding hydantoinase/oxoprolinase family protein codes for the protein MPSHGSPEDGDGTRIGVDVGGTFTDVALTVDDRLITAKVPTTDPQHVGVLEGIDKACDRADIDPAAIDGFAHAMTVSVNALLERGGAETALVTTDGFRDVLEIGRQDRPALYDLEAEKPASLVPRDLRFEVDERTTADGVERPVDTAEVRELAATLRERDVEAVAVSLLHAYADPANERVVAETLREELELPVSASHEVLAEFREFERTSTTAVDAYVRPAIDRYVGRLVDEAESAGMPAPRIMQANGGIADPETVRERAVTTTLSGPAAGVVGAAATVDDADTDGLVTFDMGGTSSDVSLVRDGQAERTTDAEIDGLPIRTPMVDVNTVGAGGGSIAWVDAGGALRVGPESSGARPGPACYGRGGTAPTVTDANVMLGYIGPETALGGEMTLDVEAARDALERLADDAGVDGALEAARGVYRVANATMTRTIRSVTVERGHDPREFALVAFGGAGPMHAAALADSLSVDRVVVPRPGGVLSAFGLLAADESYDAVRTVGVDLENADTETIEAVYDDLVADVLADASDRDAASVERAADCRYAGQSFELTVPVDEAFDAAAVADRFRDVHERTYGYAMDEAIEVVNVRATATVPGSEPTIRHDGEGDARIGTREAHFPGAGARETAVYDRDRLAAGATVTGPAVLEQAESTTVVPPTWMGTILADGTLDMTRTDGDSR
- a CDS encoding hydantoinase B/oxoprolinase family protein — its product is MTREATTDADDGIDPVTLEVLRNQLESVAEEMGQTLIRGAYSPNIKERRDCSTALFDAEGRMIAQAEHIPVHLGAMPAAVDAVREYDPKPGDVFVLNDPFTGGTHLPDVTMVSPIAPGHDDGDGSDADGAIVGYAVSRAHHADVGGMTPGSMPAGAQEIYQEGLRLPPIRLVDGGEPRTDVRSLVLANVRNPRERRADLRAQQAANERAEDRLASLFDEHGRETVLEGFDAVIDYSRERITAAIAALPDGTYEATDVLEGDGVTDDDIEIAVTVTVDGETIDVDFSGTDGQLAGNCNAPLAVATSAVYFVVRCITDPEIPPNHGCYEPVSVSAPEGTLLNPEPPAAVVGGNVETSQRVTDVVFTALADAAPDRVPAQGQGTMNNLTVGARDGSFTYYETIGGGFGARADRDGMDGVQVGMTNTLNTPVESLETEYPLRVERYALRDDSGGRGRFRGGLGLERSVTVETDATVSLLTERRRHAPKGVAGGGDGATGENLIDGEAVPAKTTVDVDAGTTVTVKTPGGGGHGDPDEGNEAENEDERAATAVRDD